A region of Flavobacterium album DNA encodes the following proteins:
- a CDS encoding ATP-dependent helicase, producing MDIHKYISQLNEAQQAPTLQKDGPMIVIAGAGSGKTRVLTIRIAYLMSQGVDAFNILALTFTNKAAKEMKKRISDIVGASEAKNLWMGTFHSIFAKILRFEADKLGFPSNFTIYDTQDSVRLISAIIKEKQLDKDVYKPKQVLGRISSYKNSLITVKAYFNNPELQEADAMSKKPRLGEIYEEYVNRCFKSGAMDFDDLLLRTNELLSRFPDVLMKYQDRFRYILVDEYQDTNHSQYLIVRALSDRFQNICVVGDDAQSIYAFRGANINNILNFQKDYDNVQMYRLEQNYRSSKNIVEAANAIIDKNKTKLDKVVWTANDEGHKIKVHRSLTDGEEGRFVASTIFEEKMRNQLKNGQFAILYRTNAQSRAMEDALRKRDIPYRIYGGLSFYQRKEIKDVLAYLRLVINPKDEEALIRVINYPARGIGDSTVEKLTVAANHYKRSIFEVMENIDKIDLKLNGGTKAKLQDFVTMIKSFQIINENQDAFYLAEHVAKKTGLIQELKKDATPEGIARIENIEELLNGIRDFIEGQREVDGARGALSEFLEDVALATDLDKDTGDDDRVALMTIHLAKGLEFPYVFIVGMEEDLFPSAMSMNTRSELEEERRLFYVALTRAEHQAYLTYAQSRYRWGKLVDSEPSRFIEEITDNFLEYLTPTENNYRYKPMIDADIFGDVDKSKLRQVKPTNTPPPAWVTSNDPKPDMNVRRLKPLEGRAPVSTTPMPDSKLVPGNIVMHERFGKGEVLNLEGVGADKKAEIRFEVGGIKKLLLRFAKLDIIS from the coding sequence ATGGATATCCACAAGTATATAAGCCAGTTGAATGAAGCCCAGCAGGCGCCGACATTGCAGAAGGATGGGCCGATGATCGTGATAGCAGGTGCGGGGTCGGGAAAGACACGTGTACTCACCATCCGCATTGCGTACCTTATGAGCCAGGGCGTTGATGCGTTCAACATACTCGCACTTACCTTCACCAACAAGGCAGCCAAGGAAATGAAGAAGCGTATCTCGGATATCGTAGGTGCATCCGAAGCGAAGAACCTTTGGATGGGGACATTCCACTCGATATTTGCAAAGATATTGCGCTTTGAGGCCGACAAGCTCGGTTTTCCCTCGAACTTTACCATATACGACACGCAGGACAGTGTGCGCCTAATCAGCGCCATCATCAAAGAGAAGCAGCTGGATAAGGATGTGTACAAACCCAAGCAGGTACTGGGGCGCATTTCATCCTATAAAAACAGCCTCATCACGGTAAAGGCCTATTTCAATAACCCTGAATTGCAGGAAGCCGACGCCATGTCTAAAAAGCCGCGCCTTGGGGAAATTTATGAAGAATATGTGAACCGCTGCTTTAAGTCGGGCGCAATGGACTTTGACGACCTTTTGCTGCGTACGAATGAGCTGCTAAGCCGTTTCCCTGATGTGCTGATGAAGTACCAGGACCGTTTCCGCTATATACTGGTGGATGAGTACCAGGATACCAACCATTCGCAGTACCTTATCGTAAGGGCGCTTTCGGACAGGTTCCAGAACATCTGCGTGGTCGGTGACGATGCGCAGAGTATCTATGCTTTCCGTGGAGCGAACATCAACAACATTCTGAACTTCCAGAAGGATTATGACAATGTGCAGATGTACCGACTGGAACAGAATTACCGTTCCAGCAAAAATATAGTCGAGGCAGCCAACGCCATTATCGACAAGAACAAGACCAAGCTGGACAAAGTGGTTTGGACAGCCAATGACGAAGGCCACAAGATAAAAGTGCACCGCAGCCTTACCGATGGTGAGGAAGGCCGTTTTGTGGCCAGCACCATTTTTGAGGAAAAAATGCGCAACCAACTGAAGAACGGCCAGTTTGCTATATTATACCGTACCAATGCCCAGTCGCGTGCGATGGAGGATGCCTTGCGCAAGCGCGATATCCCTTACCGCATTTATGGTGGGCTGTCGTTTTACCAAAGGAAAGAGATCAAGGACGTGCTGGCCTACCTGAGGCTCGTTATCAACCCGAAGGATGAGGAAGCGCTTATCCGCGTTATCAACTACCCGGCACGCGGTATTGGCGACAGCACCGTTGAAAAGCTTACTGTAGCTGCCAACCATTATAAGCGCTCGATATTTGAGGTGATGGAGAACATCGACAAGATCGACCTGAAGCTCAACGGCGGCACAAAGGCGAAACTACAGGATTTTGTCACGATGATAAAGAGTTTCCAGATCATCAATGAGAACCAGGATGCTTTTTACCTTGCCGAGCACGTTGCCAAAAAAACAGGGCTAATTCAGGAACTGAAGAAAGACGCTACACCCGAAGGCATAGCCCGTATAGAGAATATCGAAGAACTTTTGAACGGTATCCGCGACTTCATTGAAGGGCAGCGGGAAGTGGACGGAGCCCGGGGAGCGCTATCGGAATTTCTAGAGGACGTGGCTTTGGCTACCGACCTTGATAAAGATACCGGTGATGACGACCGTGTGGCGCTGATGACCATTCACCTTGCGAAAGGCCTTGAGTTCCCGTATGTGTTTATTGTAGGTATGGAAGAGGACCTGTTTCCAAGTGCTATGAGCATGAATACCCGCAGCGAACTGGAGGAGGAGCGGAGGCTGTTTTATGTAGCGCTTACCCGCGCTGAGCACCAGGCCTATCTGACCTATGCACAATCGCGTTACCGCTGGGGCAAACTGGTAGATAGCGAACCGTCACGATTTATAGAAGAGATAACCGATAATTTCCTGGAATACCTTACGCCGACAGAAAATAATTACCGCTATAAGCCGATGATCGATGCCGATATTTTTGGTGATGTAGACAAGTCAAAGCTAAGGCAGGTAAAACCGACCAACACGCCGCCACCGGCATGGGTTACATCCAACGACCCCAAGCCGGATATGAACGTACGCCGCCTTAAGCCACTTGAAGGCCGTGCACCGGTAAGCACTACGCCAATGCCCGACAGCAAGCTGGTTCCGGGCAATATCGTAATGCACGAACGTTTCGGGAAAGGCGAGGTGCTAAACCTCGAAGGTGTCGGTGCCGATAAAAAAGCCGAGATACGTTTTGAAGTAGGGGGGATAAAGAAGCTATTGTTACGGTTCGCGAAACTGGATATTATAAGTTAG
- a CDS encoding RidA family protein, with amino-acid sequence MMKSPAFSQVVTTSGNGKTIYIGGQNSVNEKGEIIGKGDIAAQTEQVMLNIEKALAAAGATFKDVIKMNIYITQGQDVRKGFEASQKYLGSNENPPIITALFVAGMGNPDFLLEVEAIAFVGE; translated from the coding sequence ATGATGAAAAGCCCTGCCTTCTCGCAGGTAGTAACCACTTCCGGAAATGGGAAAACGATATATATTGGCGGCCAGAACTCCGTTAACGAAAAAGGTGAAATAATAGGCAAAGGCGATATCGCCGCGCAGACCGAGCAGGTAATGCTCAACATTGAAAAAGCGCTGGCCGCGGCCGGGGCAACCTTTAAGGATGTCATCAAAATGAATATTTATATCACACAGGGACAAGACGTGCGGAAAGGTTTTGAGGCCTCCCAAAAATATTTAGGAAGCAACGAAAATCCTCCAATTATAACGGCATTGTTTGTGGCCGGAATGGGCAATCCCGATTTTCTGCTGGAAGTTGAGGCAATAGCTTTTGTAGGGGAATAA
- a CDS encoding L-threonylcarbamoyladenylate synthase → MAQFIKIYPENPNEKEIAKVVKILRDGGIIIYPTDTVYGLGCDITNSKALERIAKIKGIKLEKANFSFICSDLSNLSDYVKQIDTATFKILKRSLPGPYTFILPGNNNLPKEFKKKNTVGIRVPDNNIALEIVRQLGNPVISTSIRDEDEVLEYSTDPELIFEKWQNLVDAVIDGGYGDNVASTIIDLSGAEPVVVREGKGDPDIF, encoded by the coding sequence ATGGCCCAGTTCATAAAGATATACCCCGAAAATCCTAACGAGAAAGAGATAGCCAAAGTGGTTAAGATATTGCGTGACGGTGGGATCATTATTTATCCGACCGATACCGTTTATGGCCTTGGCTGCGATATTACCAACAGCAAGGCGCTGGAACGCATAGCCAAGATAAAAGGCATTAAGCTGGAAAAGGCCAATTTCTCATTCATATGCAGCGACCTGAGCAACCTTTCGGACTATGTAAAGCAGATCGATACCGCCACCTTCAAGATACTGAAGCGCTCATTGCCGGGGCCTTATACTTTTATCCTTCCGGGCAACAATAACCTTCCTAAAGAGTTCAAGAAAAAGAATACGGTAGGTATCCGTGTGCCTGATAATAATATTGCGCTTGAGATCGTGCGCCAACTAGGCAACCCTGTTATTTCAACTTCCATACGCGATGAGGATGAGGTATTGGAATACTCCACCGATCCTGAGCTCATCTTCGAGAAATGGCAAAACCTGGTAGATGCTGTTATCGATGGAGGCTATGGTGATAATGTAGCTTCAACGATTATCGACCTTTCCGGTGCAGAGCCGGTTGTGGTAAGGGAAGGAAAAGGAGATCCTGACATTTTTTAA